The following proteins come from a genomic window of Corynebacterium falsenii:
- a CDS encoding virulence-associated E family protein, with amino-acid sequence MTTRELKIAVADSRLSTKWENNLIDWPTLTERLADPHITHDTVEQFHTMSKAKQADIKDVGGFVGGHLAGGRRKKGHVLSRSLLCLDLDTPPADLLDTLADALPCQWAVYSTHSHTPEHPRLRLVIPMTRDVDADEYEAIGRRVAADIGIDYCDDTTFEPSRLMYWPSRPIDGEYVYRVNNGDWLDPDAQLDRYDNWRDITTWPRSARQDEIIQARADKQANPLEKPGMVGAFCRAYTLDEAITEFLPDTYEQAGEHRYTYTPGETSAGVVIYDGRFAYSHHGTDPAGGQLLNAFDLVRVHKFGTEDDGMKAGTPANKAPSYQLMVELCRGDKKVKRRLAAEEMAQARADFADDPDEDTSLDVDVDAVPDWMDELTRNKSNKIEDTLANQTLILTHDPRLQEIRFNELAGAVDVRDSSKLPWKQVKDGWNDADAAQLRHYLERAYLIYGPTKTADALSIAASRRSYHPIKDYLNGLPEWDGVPRVDRLLVDYLGAEDTDYVHAVTRKTLIAAVARVFNPGVKFDTVLILNGPQGTGKSTLFARLAGDWFSDALTLTDMRDKTGAEKLQGYWIIELGELAGMHKMDVESVKGFLSRTDDKFRPSYGRVVENHPRQCIIVGTTNAEQGFLRDATGNRRFWPVRVTGESGLKAWRMTSETIQQIWAEVMVYYRAGEPLHLTGRVAEQAQQHQDAAIETDDRIGLVEEYLSTDLPEGWWDWTTGQRIGYLRGGSDDFTIEGDVGKLHRRDSVSNVEIWAECFGGDPAKMRPQDSYAISAILKKLPDWERPNGGKQYERVFPYGKQRVWRRKDDEQPPF; translated from the coding sequence GTGACCACCCGCGAACTCAAAATAGCCGTCGCCGACTCAAGGCTGTCCACCAAATGGGAAAACAACCTCATCGACTGGCCAACCCTCACCGAGCGCCTAGCAGACCCCCACATCACCCATGACACCGTGGAGCAATTCCACACCATGTCCAAGGCGAAGCAGGCCGACATCAAGGACGTCGGCGGTTTCGTCGGGGGCCACCTCGCAGGCGGGCGCAGGAAAAAAGGGCACGTCCTATCCCGCTCCCTGCTCTGCCTGGATCTCGATACCCCACCCGCCGACCTGCTCGACACTCTCGCAGACGCGCTGCCATGCCAGTGGGCCGTGTACTCCACGCACTCCCACACCCCCGAGCACCCGCGCCTGCGCCTGGTCATCCCCATGACCCGCGACGTCGACGCAGACGAATACGAAGCCATCGGCCGCCGCGTCGCCGCCGATATCGGCATCGACTACTGCGACGACACGACATTCGAACCCTCCCGGCTGATGTACTGGCCGTCACGCCCCATCGACGGCGAGTACGTCTACCGCGTCAACAACGGCGACTGGCTCGACCCAGACGCGCAGCTCGACCGCTACGACAACTGGCGCGACATCACCACCTGGCCACGCTCCGCCCGCCAGGACGAGATCATTCAAGCCAGGGCGGACAAGCAAGCCAACCCCCTGGAGAAGCCAGGCATGGTCGGAGCGTTCTGCCGCGCCTACACCCTCGACGAAGCCATCACCGAGTTCCTCCCCGACACCTACGAGCAAGCAGGGGAGCACCGCTACACCTACACCCCCGGTGAAACCTCGGCCGGCGTCGTCATCTACGACGGCAGGTTCGCCTACTCCCACCACGGCACAGACCCCGCAGGCGGACAGCTCCTCAACGCCTTCGACCTCGTCCGAGTACACAAATTCGGCACAGAAGACGATGGCATGAAAGCAGGAACACCGGCGAACAAGGCCCCCAGCTACCAGCTGATGGTCGAACTCTGCCGAGGCGACAAGAAAGTCAAACGCCGACTCGCCGCCGAGGAAATGGCCCAAGCCCGGGCAGACTTCGCCGATGATCCCGACGAGGACACAAGCCTGGACGTTGACGTTGACGCAGTCCCGGACTGGATGGACGAGCTCACCCGCAACAAGTCCAACAAGATCGAGGACACTCTCGCCAACCAGACTCTCATCCTCACCCACGACCCGCGGCTACAGGAAATCCGGTTCAACGAGCTCGCGGGCGCGGTCGACGTCCGCGACAGCTCGAAACTGCCCTGGAAGCAAGTCAAGGACGGGTGGAACGACGCCGACGCCGCGCAGCTGCGACACTATCTTGAACGCGCCTATCTCATCTACGGGCCGACCAAGACCGCCGACGCGTTGTCCATCGCAGCGTCCAGGCGCTCCTATCACCCCATCAAGGACTACCTGAACGGGCTGCCCGAGTGGGACGGAGTGCCACGAGTCGACCGGCTCCTAGTGGACTACCTCGGCGCGGAGGACACTGACTACGTCCACGCGGTGACCCGAAAAACACTCATCGCAGCCGTGGCCAGAGTGTTCAACCCAGGGGTGAAGTTCGACACCGTCCTCATCCTCAACGGCCCGCAGGGCACCGGCAAATCCACCTTGTTCGCCAGACTCGCCGGAGACTGGTTCTCCGACGCGCTCACCCTGACGGACATGCGTGACAAAACCGGCGCCGAGAAACTCCAGGGCTACTGGATCATCGAGCTCGGCGAGCTCGCCGGCATGCACAAAATGGACGTCGAATCAGTCAAAGGATTCCTCAGCCGAACGGACGACAAATTCCGACCATCCTACGGGCGCGTGGTCGAAAACCACCCACGGCAGTGCATCATCGTCGGCACCACCAACGCCGAGCAAGGCTTCCTCCGCGACGCCACCGGCAACCGCCGATTCTGGCCCGTCCGCGTCACCGGCGAAAGCGGACTGAAAGCATGGCGCATGACCAGTGAGACCATTCAGCAGATCTGGGCGGAGGTCATGGTCTACTACCGCGCCGGAGAACCACTTCACCTCACCGGTCGGGTCGCCGAGCAAGCACAGCAGCACCAAGACGCGGCCATCGAGACCGACGACCGCATCGGCCTGGTCGAGGAATACCTCTCCACCGACCTTCCCGAAGGATGGTGGGACTGGACCACCGGGCAGCGCATCGGATACCTGAGAGGCGGCAGCGACGACTTCACCATCGAAGGCGACGTCGGCAAGCTCCACAGGCGCGACAGCGTCTCTAACGTGGAGATCTGGGCGGAGTGCTTTGGTGGTGATCCAGCGAAAATGCGGCCGCAGGACTCCTACGCCATATCGGCGATCCTGAAGAAACT